The following proteins are encoded in a genomic region of Diabrotica virgifera virgifera chromosome 1, PGI_DIABVI_V3a:
- the LOC126891761 gene encoding uncharacterized protein LOC126891761, with translation MYVDDFISSFPNVSEAIVTHTQLVNLFQKGGFKLTKWMSNSNDLLSTIPEPLQLVKTKQFDKSVSKVLGLQWEEKCDNFSFGLEIPSSTRCTKRNMLSLVARMFDPLGFLSPITLLLKIWIKKLWTPKVDWDSTVPEEIEIAWEKFQNEFHVLYKIQIPRHIAVTPNSSLSFVGFSDASAAGYAAIVYSRVVNCTGQVKVTLLYSQSKVSPMSKIILPRLELCGALLLSKLLSHAIETYSPEHNIDKIFALSDSMIVLNWIKSSEENLKLFVQNRVVTIHKMVPSEYWFFVPGKENVVDCASRGLFPYSLVNHPTWFTGPNWLLLKPEYWPIQSVNGQEIMICDSEYRSQTFFGNITRVISPLYTLIEHFSSWSKLLNSTVYVLRFLRKLPLNKRISLFDLKIAEIE, from the coding sequence ATGTATGTAGATGATTTTATTAGCAGTTTTCCAAATGTTTCTGAAGCTATAGTTACACACACTCAGTTAGTTAATTTGTTTCAAAAAGGTGGTTTTAAATTAACCAAATGGATGTCGAACTCGAACGATCTACTATCGACAATCCCCGAACCCCTTCAATTGGTCAAAACCAAACAATTTGATAAGTCAGTCTCCAAAGTGTTAGGATTGCAATGGGAAGAAAAATGTGACAATTTTAGTTTTGGGTTAGAAATACCCTCATCGACCcgttgtacaaaaagaaacatgCTCTCACTTGTTGCTCGTATGTTTGATCCCTTGGGATTCCTATCTCCTATAACCCTCTTGCTTAAAATTTGGATAAAAAAACTTTGGACTCCAAAGGTAGATTGGGATAGTACTGTACCAGAAGAAATCGAAATAGCATGGGAAAAGTTTCAAAATGAATTTCATGTcctatacaaaatacaaattCCACGCCATATAGCAGTTACACCTAATTCGTCGTTGTCTTTTGTAGGATTTTCAGATGCAAGTGCTGCTGGATATGCAGCCATTGTTTATTCCAGGGTTGTTAATTGTACAGGTCAAGTTAAAGTTACTTTACTATACTCTCAATCTAAAGTATCTCCAATGTCTAAAATAATTCTTCCTCGATTAGAGCTTTGTGGAGCGCTTCTTCTCTCAAAGCTTCTTTCACATGCTATTGAAACTTATTCTCCTGaacataatattgataaaatttttgccTTAAGTGATTCCATGATTGTCTTAAATTGGATAAAGTCCTCAGAGGAAAATCTCAAATTATTTGTTCAAAATAGAGTTGTTACAATTCATAAGATGGTTCCGTCAGAGTATTGGTTTTTTGTTCCTGGAAAGGAAAATGTTGTTGATTGCGCCTCTCGAGGTTTGTTTCCTTATTCGTTAGTCAACCACCCCACATGGTTTACTGGTCCAAATTGGTTACTGTTGAAGCCAGAATATTGGCCTATTCAGTCCGTCAACGGACAGGAAATTATGATTTGTGATTCTGAATATAGATCACAAACCTTCTTTGGTAATATCACTCGTGTAATTTCTCCGCTGTATACTCTTATTGAACATTTTTCCAGTTGGTCGAAACTTTTAAATTCCACAGTATACGTATTGAGATTTCTTAGAAAATTGCCTTTAAATAAACGGATatctctatttgatttaaaaattgcagaaattgaaTAA